AATGTTTCACGTGAAACACAGAAATGTCATGAAAGTTTTTAAGGAGCATAATTTCGACATTTAATGTAAACATCTTTACAGCTAAAAAAGATATAATATCAATATGAATTATTTTGCTAAAAGAATTATCCCTTGTCTGGATGTAAAAGATGGTCGTGTTGTTAAAGGTGTAAACTTTGTAGGTTTAAAAGATGCCGGTGATCCTGTAGAGGTTGCTCGCCGTTATAATGAAGAGGGTGCTGATGAGATCACATTTTTAGATATTACAGCTTCTTCAGATAACAGAGATACAATCGTGGATATTGTAGCAGAGGTAGCCCGTGAGATCTTTATCCCTTTAACTGTCGGCGGTGGGATCCGTAAACTTGACGACATCTACAAACTTTTAAATGTAGGATGTGACAAAGTAAGTGTAAACTCAGCTGCTATCAAACGTCCTGAACTGATCGATGAAGGTGCAAAAAGATTTGGTAGTCAATGTATAGTTACTGCAATAGACGTAAAAAAAACTGGAGACAGATATAATGTTTACCTAAACGGGGGCAGAGTAGATACAGGAATCGATGCAATTGAATGGGCTAAAGAAGCTGTAGAGCGTGGAAGTGGAGAGATTCTCCTTACATCTATGGATGCTGACGGTACAAAAGCGGGTTTTGAGCTTAACATTACTCAAGCTATCTCTGAAGCTGTAAACGTACCTGTTATTGCAAGTGGCGGAGCAGGGACTATGGAGCATATAAAAGATGCATTCAATGCAGGAGCAGATGCTGCACTTGCTGCTAGTATCTTCCACTATAAAGAGATCGATATAATGGATCTCAAACATTATTTACATGAGAATAACATTCCAGTAAGGTTGTAACAATGAATATTAAAGAGACACTTTTAGAGGCATACAATTTTCGCCATGCTTGTAAACTATTTGATCATACTAAAAAGATAACAGATGAAGATTTTAACTTTATTCTAGAAACTGCAAGACTCTCTCCAACATCTTTTGGAATGGAGGGCGTAAGACTAACAGTTATTACTAACGATGATTTAAAAAAAGAGCTCAAACCATTTTGCTGGAACCAAAACCAGATCGACTCATGTTCACACTTGGTTGTATTCAAAACAAAAACTAAAGAGCTTAAACCATATAGTGAGTGGACAAAAGCAAAATTTGCCGAGAGAGGATTACCTCAAGAAGCACAAGACAAATATATGGAAGTGTATGCAAACTTTCACAAATCACTTAAATCTGATGATATTTATGAATGGGGAACAAGACAAGCCTATATTCTCTTTAGTTCTATAATCACATCAGCTGCACTTTTGAAAATAGACTCATGCCCGATCGAAGGATTCGAGAAAGAGAACCTTGAAAAAGTTTTAAAGATTAATGCAGATGAAGAGGAAGTCTCTTTAGTATGTGCCTTTGGATACAGAGAACATGAACAGCCGACAAAACACAGACTTCCATTAGAAGAGATTTGCGAGTATATTAAATGATAATATGCGCCGGTAATAACGAGACTTTCGATTTTGCTACACCTATGGGAGTAGGGCTTATCGAAACGGCTATGAATCTTACAAGACTCTGTTTGTTTGATAAACCTGAATTTTTACTCTTTATAGGAACTGCAGGAAGCTATGGAGATGCTGAGATCTTTGATATTGTAGAGAGTAAAACCGCTGCAAATATTGAACTGGCATTTTTAGATAACTGTGCCTATACACCACTTGATAATGTAGTTTCAACTAACACACAAGAGGTAAAAGATGTTATCGTAAACAGTTCAAACTACATTAGTACGTGTAAAGAGAAAACTGCTAAATTTTTAAAATACGGCATCGGTATTGAAAACATGGAGTTTTTCTCTGTACTTCAAATAGCAAAAGAGTTTAATATTCCTGCAGGCGGTGTTTTTTGTGTAACAAACTATACTGACGAAAATGCTCATAACGACTTTATAAAAAACCATGAAAAAGCGAAAAAACTTTTAGAAGAACATACTTCTAAACGCATCAAGGAACTAACAAAAAGATGACTAACATAAAACCTTCACTCTATGACTTTACATTAAAAGAGTTAAGTCAAAAAGTAAAACCCTCATTTCGAGCTAAACAGATCTACGGGTGGTTATATCATCAGTATGCCCAAAATTTTGAAGAGATGAAGAATATTCCTAAAAACTTAAAAGAGGAGCTCTCACAAACATATGTGATCAATCCTATGAAGATTATTCGTAAAGAGGAATCTAGTGACGGGACTATAAAATATCTTTTTGAACTACAGGACGGCAAAACAGTAGAAGCTGTTTGGCTGAAAATGAAAGACGATATCTACGAAGATGGCAAACTTATCCAAGAAGCAAAATATACTATATGTGTCTCTACACAAGTTGGATGTAAAGTAGGGTGTACTTTTTGTCTAACAGCAAAAGGTGGTTTTACAAGAGATCTCACAGCCGGAGAGATTATAGCTCAGGTAGTGAATCTTAAACGCGATAATAACCACAAACATAACCGTAAA
Above is a window of Sulfurimonas marina DNA encoding:
- a CDS encoding purine-nucleoside phosphorylase, with amino-acid sequence MIICAGNNETFDFATPMGVGLIETAMNLTRLCLFDKPEFLLFIGTAGSYGDAEIFDIVESKTAANIELAFLDNCAYTPLDNVVSTNTQEVKDVIVNSSNYISTCKEKTAKFLKYGIGIENMEFFSVLQIAKEFNIPAGGVFCVTNYTDENAHNDFIKNHEKAKKLLEEHTSKRIKELTKR
- a CDS encoding NAD(P)H-dependent oxidoreductase; translated protein: MNIKETLLEAYNFRHACKLFDHTKKITDEDFNFILETARLSPTSFGMEGVRLTVITNDDLKKELKPFCWNQNQIDSCSHLVVFKTKTKELKPYSEWTKAKFAERGLPQEAQDKYMEVYANFHKSLKSDDIYEWGTRQAYILFSSIITSAALLKIDSCPIEGFEKENLEKVLKINADEEEVSLVCAFGYREHEQPTKHRLPLEEICEYIK
- the hisF gene encoding imidazole glycerol phosphate synthase subunit HisF, coding for MNYFAKRIIPCLDVKDGRVVKGVNFVGLKDAGDPVEVARRYNEEGADEITFLDITASSDNRDTIVDIVAEVAREIFIPLTVGGGIRKLDDIYKLLNVGCDKVSVNSAAIKRPELIDEGAKRFGSQCIVTAIDVKKTGDRYNVYLNGGRVDTGIDAIEWAKEAVERGSGEILLTSMDADGTKAGFELNITQAISEAVNVPVIASGGAGTMEHIKDAFNAGADAALAASIFHYKEIDIMDLKHYLHENNIPVRL